The Acidimicrobiales bacterium sequence CACGTTCGCGATCACGTTCCTCGAGTCCGTGTTCGCCGGCTCGCCGATGATCCTGCCCGAGACCCACGAGATCCCGGCCGACGTGCTCTACCAGGTCAAGTAGGAGGCAGACATGGACAACGGAGACGTGATCGACCTCGGGTCGCCGTGCGTGCACGCCCACTACGACGAGCATGCGTTGCGGGTCCGCATCGACCGGGTCGAGAAGCGCAACGCGATGACCCAGGACATGTACCGGGCGGTGAAGCGCGCCGCGATCCTCGCCGACCGGGAGCCCGACATCGACGTGCTCGTCCTGACCGGCACGGACGACGTGTTCTGCGTCGGCGGCGACATGGGCGGCAATGCGATCGACGACCCGACACTGGCCGCCGAGTGGGACCCGACCGATCACTTCCCGTTCCGTCACCTCGAGCGCTGTGGCGCGGCCGTGATCGCGGCCATCAACGGCCTCTGCTATGCGGGCGGACTCGACATCGCCCTGCACTGCGACTTCGTGATCGCCGCGGAGTCGGCTCGCTTTCGGGCGCCCGAGATCATGCGGGGGGCGCCGGACGTGTTCATGGCGACGCGCCTCGCGGACTGGGTCGGTGTCGGCAACGCCAAGTGGATCATGTTCGCGATGGAACCCTTCGACGCGGCGCGGGCCCGGGAGATGGGGCTCGTGCAGCAGCTGGTGCCGGACGACGACTTCGCCGACGCGGTCGACGCCGTCGTCGCGTCGGTCGCCCGCGGCGGCCCGGGATCACGGCGGGCGATCAAGGACGACATCAACCGCCAACTGCGCCCCCACGACTTCCGGGTGTTCCAGCGCTCCATCATGAACCCCGAGATGCGCGAGGGGATGACCGCCTTTCTCGAGAAGCGCGATCCCGTCTGGCCCCGCGACTGAGCCGTCAGGTCGGGAGTCGGCAGGCGTCCGTGGCGCCGGGGAGCTTGTAGCGGTACTTCGCGACGACGTAGTAGCCGAGCCGGGCGAACCAGGAGATGGGCGGAAGGATCAGCGCCCAGCCGACGACCTTCCAGGCACCACCGGCCGCGATGAGGGACCGCCCGATGCCGCGGTGGCCGCGGTGCACGCGGCCGTCGTCGCCCACCCAGTACGCGGCCATCTGGACGTCGTCCTCGGTCAGGCCGATCTCGCTCAGGTCGAGGGACTGCCACGGTTCGACGCGCGCGTCGGCCGGGAGCCGCCGCTCGATCCATCGAGCCGACGAGGTGCAGAAACCGCAGTCACCGTCGAACACCAACATGGCTCCAGTGTCGCACGGGTCCGGCCATCTGCGACACACTGAGCAGATGCATGATCTCGTGATCCGTGGGGGAACGGTCGTCGACGGCACCGGGGCGCCCCCGGCCACCGCCGACGTCGCGATCGACGGTGACACGATCGTCGCCGTGGGCCGCGTCGACGCCGCCGGTCGGCGCGAGATCGACGCCGACGGCGCGCTGGTGACGCCGGGGTTCGTGGACGTCCACACCCACTACGACGGCCAGGCGAGCTGGGACGACGTGATGATGCCGTCCGTCAACCACGGCGTCACGACCGCCGTCATGGGCAACTGTGGGGTCGGTTTCGCGCCGGTGCGGCCCGGCGGCCAGGCGTTCCTGATCGAGCTGATGGAGGCCATCGAGGACATCCCGGGTACCGCGCTGGCCGAAGGGATCCGCTGGGACTGGGAGACGTTCGGCGAGTACATCGACTCGCTCGCCGGACTCCATCGCACGATCGACGTCGGCACCACCGTCCCGCACGCAGCCGTGCGGGCGTACGTAATGGGGGAGCGCGCCCACGAGTACGACGTGACGGCCGAGGAGATCTCCCGGATCGCCGAGGTGATGGCCGCCGGCGTGCGCGAGGGCGGGCTCGGCGTGTCCACCAGCCGGACGATCCAACACCGCTCGCGCCACGGCTACGAGCCGGGCACCTTCTCGCCCGACGAGGAGCTCATGGCGATCGGCGACGAGCTGGCGAGCGTCGGCCGCGGCCTGTTCCAGTTCGTCAGCGACCGCGCCTACGACAAGCACGAATGGTCGTGGCTCCGGCACCTGGTGGAGGCCGGCGTCCCGGTCACCTACACGATGGCGCAGGACCCCGGCAGCCCCGAGGCGTATCTGCGGATGCTCGACGACGACGCCGCCCAGAGCGCCGACGGGCCCCTGATCGTGCCCCAGGTGCCGACCCGTCCGACCGGTCTGCTCTACGGCCTGGAGTCGTCGTTCCATCCGTTCCGTGCCCATCCGTCGTACCGGGAGGTCTGGGACCGGCCCCACGCCGAACGGGTCGCGATGTGGCGCGACCCCGAGTTCAAGGCCCGGCTGCTGAGCGAGGAGGTGGCGACCAAGGACGGCTTCATCAACTATCTCGCCCACAACTTCGACATGATGTACCCGCTCGGCGACGTGCCGGACTACGAGCCGCCGCCGGAGGCGTCCGCCGCGGCCGTGGCGGCCCGCACCGGCACCACGCCCCAGGAGGTCGTCTACGACTGGATGGGCGAGGACGACGGCACGGCCATGGTCTTCATGCCGCTCGGCAGCTATGTCGAACGGGATCACGAGGCGATCCGGAAGATGATCAGCCACCCGGCCTCGATCATGGGGCTGTCGGACGGGGGCGCCCACTGCGGCCTGATCTGCGACGCCTCGATGCCCACCTACATGCTCACCCACTGGACCCGGGACCGCACCCGGGGCCAACAGCTGCCGGTGGAGCTGGTCGTCCACAAGCAGACCCAGGCGACGGCGCGGACCTACGGGATCCACGACCGCGGTGTGCTCGCGCCCGGGATGCTGGCCGACGTCAACGTGATCGACCACGCCGGGCTCACCCTCCATGCGCCCCACATGGTCCACGATCTGCCGGCCGGTGGCCGCCGCCTGCTCCAGGACGTGGAGGGCTACGAGGCCACGGTCAAGGCGGGCGAGGTGATCGTGGAGAAGGACCGGGTGACCGAAGCCCGTCCGGGTCGGACGCTCAAGGCCACCGACGCCGGGGTCATCCGCATCTGACGCCCGCCGACCCGCTCACCAGGCGCCGTGCGAGGCCAGATGGGTGACGATCTCGGCCCGTTCGGTGGGACCGAGGGTGATGTGTCGGGTGGGCACCGTCTCCCGAGCGGCCCGCAGCTCCTCTGAGGTGAAGGCACACTCGATCCCGCCGAGATCGATGCCGTGGAGGCGGGCGGCGTTGGCGCCCAGGATCTTCGCCTTGGTCTCGGCGGTGAGCGCCGGGTAGCCGTGCCGTTCCTGGAACGCCTCGGTGATCTCGAAGGCCCGGAACGCCTCGATCTGGTCCTGGGGCGAGCCGTACCAGATGGAGTCGGTGCCCCACAGGATGTTGTCGGGCCCGCAGGCCACCAGCAGCTTGCCGAGCACGTGGGCAGCCTGGTCGGGGCGGCTCATCAGGAAGCGCCACGTGGACCCGAGCTCGGCGTAGACGTTGGCGCCGGGCTCCACGCCGGCGTCGCGCAGCGACGCGACGAGACGGTCGACGCCCTCGTTCGGTGCCTCCGGATCGAACGGTCCCTCGGCGACGTTGGTCTCCAGGCCGGAGTGGTAGACGAGGAAGCTGCAGTCCGGGTGCCGGACCGCAGCGGGCCCGATGTCGATCGGGGACGCGGCGGGATGGTTCCCCGACAGGCCCTTGTGGACGGCGACGACCGGCACCCCGCCGTCCACGGCCCGACGGATGAAGTCGGTGCCGAGCGGCGGACGATCGGGGTCGTGGTCGTCGAGGAAGAAGCCGTCGGGATTGTGGGTGTAGACCTTCCAGGCGACGAGGTCGGGATGGTCGGCCATCGCCACGTCCATCGCGGCGAGGGCGGCGTCGACATCGCCCACGTGGGGCGCCCCCTGCCCCTGGAGGAAGACCCGCTCGTCGCCACACAACGCCGTGACCAGCGCCCGCGTCTGCACCATGTGTTCGAGGGTCAGAGGGTTGGCCGCGCCGTACGCCGGCAGCGCCGACAAGACGATGGCGCTCGTGTCGGAGCGGATGAAGAGGTCCTCGAGGAAGCGTTCGGCCATGAAGCACTCGCGGGCGTCGTCGAGCCCACAGTCGACCTGCGGAAAGCTCGACCCGAAGAACCGACTCGGTTCGGCCGTCGAAAGGTCGAAGTCGAGCACGTGGGTCTGGACGTCGATGATCGGATCGGTCCCGGTGAGCACCTCGGCTGCCGCGTCCGGCTCGGTCGTGGACGACGGCGGGAGCGAGAACGTGCCCCCGGGCTCGGAGGTGGACGTGGTGGACCCGGGACGGGCCGCCTGTTCCTCCTTCGAGCAGGCGGCGAGCACGGTCAACGACAGCGCGCTGCCGCAGACCGTGGAGAGGAACTGGCGCCGGGTGGTGCCGAGGCGACGGGCCAGCCCGTCGGCCTCCGCGAGGATCCGTCGGTGGGCTTCACGCTGTAGTGGCGTGGACGGGGGTACGAGGATCTCCCCGTTCGACGCGGGCCCGAACTTGATCGGGATCTCGTCTGACCAGCGGTCGCGTGCCATCCCTCAGGACTAGCACCGAGGTGTGATCAGTGTGTGGGCAGGTGCCGCGCGTGGCGCGGCACGGCCTCAGCTGTTGCGACCGACGTTCGGCTTGCGCCCGTGGTTCGCCTTGCTGCGGCGAGCCTTCGCCTTCTTCTTCTGGGTGCGCTTCGACATGGCGTCGAGGATACCGGGAGAACCGGGTCAGGCGGCGTGGCCGGCCGTCCAGGCGAGGACGTCGTCGGCGGACCAGGTGTTGACGATGTCCTCGACGGGAACGCCGCAGCGCACGGCCTTGTCGGCGCCGTAGGGCTGCCACTCGAGCTGGCCCGTCGCGTGGGCGTCGGTGTTGATGGCGACCTTGCACTCCCAGTCGATCGCGAGCTCGAGGAGGTCCTCGGGCGGATCCTGGCGCTCGGGTCGGCAGTTGATCTCGACCGCGGTGTCGAACTGGGCGCACGCGGCGAACACGATCTCGGCGTCGAACTCCGATGGCGGACGGCCCCGGCCGACGAGCTTGCGGTTCGTGCAGTGTCCGAGGATGTCGGTGTGGGGGCTGGCGATGGCGGTGACCATGCGCTTGGTCATCTCCGGCTTCGGCAGCTTCATCTTCGAGTGGACGCTGGCGACGACGACATCGAGCCGCTCGAGCATCTCGTCGGCCAGGTCGAGCGAGCCGTCCTCGAAGATGTCGACCTCCATGCCCGTCAGGATGCGAAACGGAGCGAGTTCCGCGTTGAGCGCCTCGATCTCGTCGAGTTGCCACACGAGGCGTTGCTCGTTCAGGCCGTGGGCGATGGTGAGACGGGCGCTGTGGTCGGTGATGACGATCCACTCGTGGCCGACCGCCATCGCCGTCTCGGCCATCGACCGCAGCGGGGCGCCGCCGTCGGACCAGGTCGTGTGGGCGTGGGCGTCGCCGCGCAGCGCCGCCAACACGGCTTCGCCCTCGCCGAGCGGAATGCGGCTGCGCTCGTCCAGTCGGGAGAGGTAGCCGTCGGGGTTGTCGTTCAGCGCGTCGACGATCACCTCGGCGGTCGACTTGCCGATGCCGTCGAGGTCCGTGAGGGTTCCCGCCTCGGCCCGGGCGGCGATCTCGGCCGGCCCGACCTCGACCACGACGTCGATCGCCTTCTGGAACGCGCGGACCTTCTGGCCGGGCGCGAGCTCCCGGTCGAGATAGTGGATCGCCTGTTGCAACGCGAGGACCGGCTCCATGACCTCCACGGTACCCCTCCGGTGCGATCTCGGCGGAGCGAGCGGGCGGATCAGAGGTTGGTGAGGTCGACCACGACCAGCACGACCAACAGGCCGATGATGCCGACGTTGATGGCGCTCATGGGCCACTTCCACTTGTGGTCGGCGCGATGGAAGCGGCGGATGCTCACGACGTTGGCCACGATGGCGGCCAGACCGATCGGCACGCCGATCCAGGGGCCGACGCCGGTACCGAACCCGATGATCGGGAACACGAACGGGATCAACACGTAGGTGAGCGTGCAGCGGACCGCGGACACGAGGATCGACTTCGAGAACGCGCGCTCCGCGCCCTGCATGTCGCCGACGCCGCCGGCGTCGGACCGCGTCGCCTCGGCGAGGTCTGGCTGCTCACCCCTCGCGGTGCGCGTCACGTCCGTCATCGGCCCCACGGTACTCGCAGGTCGCGTCGATAGCGTTGCCGGATGGAGCGATTCGGATTCGTCGGCCTGCCCAACGCGGGCAAGAGCTCGCTGTACAACGCGTTGGCCGGAGGCGGAGCCCACGCCGCTCCCTACGCGTTCGCGACCACCGACCCGAACATCGGCGTGGCGAAGGTGCCGGACCACCGCCTCGACCGGCTCGCGGTGATGAGCGAGAGCAAGAACGTGGTCCACGCCGCCGTGCAGTTCACCGACATCGGCGGACTCGTGGAGGGGGCGAGCCAGGGCGAGGGCCTCGGCAACGCGTTCCTGTCACACATCCGGGAGGTCGACGCGATCGTCTTCGTGCTCCGGGCGTTCCCCGACTCCGACGTGCCGGGCCCGTCCGACCCGCTCGAACACCTCCGCGTCGTCGAGATCGAGCTGGCGCTCGCCGACCTCGCCAGCGCCGAGAAGGCGCTCGACAAGACCAGCCGCATGCTCAAGGGCGACAGCTCGCTCAAGCCGACCGTCGCCCTGCTCCAGACCTGCGTCGATCATCTCTCCGACGGCACGCCGCTCTATCGCGCCGGCATGAAAGCGGATGATCGGGCCGAGCTGAAGGAGTTCTTCTTCCTCACCAACAAGCCGGTCATGGCCGTGCTCAACATCGGTGAGGACCAGATCGGTGACGAGGACGCGATCGCCGCGCCGGTGCGGGCCGAGCTCGACGGCGCCGAAGTCGTGCCGCTGAGCGTGCAGCTCGAGGCCGAGGCCGCGCTGATGGACGCCGACGAGCGCGAGGAGATGCTCGAAGCGCTCGGTCTCGGTGAGGGAGCGGTGCCGCGATTCCTCACGTCCGCCTACCACATGCTGGGTCTGCGGACGTTCCTCACGACGGGGGAGAAGGAGAGCCGCGCCTGGACCTTCCGCGCCGGCTCGACCGCGCCGGAGTGTGCCGGCGTGATCCACACCGACTTCCAGCGCGGCTTCATCCGGGCCGAGACCATCCAGTGGGACGAACTGCTCGAGGCCGGCTCGTGGGCGGCGGCACGCGACGTCGGCAAGGTCCGCTCCGAAGGCAAGGACTACATCGCCCAGGACGGCGACGTGATGGAGTTCCGCTTCAATGTTTGAGCCGGCATGCGCCGGACCGCGTACCTACCCGGGGCGCGGACGAACCCGAGACGCGCACGGGGCCGGGGCAGTCGCGTAACGCTTTCCCCGCGGGCCGGGTCATAGCCATGTGCCGCGTTTCACGAACCTCGTTTTCGCCCGATCACCTCAGCCTGCCTACCGGCAGGTAGGCTGACCGATCATGGCGACCACCACCGACCAGGACATCCTCGAGTCGCTCGAGGCCACCGCGCAACAGTTGCTCGACCGTCACCTCTCGGCGACGAAGGAGTGGTTCCCCCACACCCTCGTGCCGTGGACCCAGGCCGAGGACTACGAACCCGACTACGAGTGGGAGCCGAACGATGCGGCGATCCCGCCGGCGGTGCGCAGTGCCCTGTTCGTCAACGTGCTCACCGAGGACAACCTGCCCTACTACTTCCGCGACATCGAGCGGATGTTCGGGCGCGACGGCGCCTGGGGTGAGTGGGTCCGCCGCTGGACCGCGGAGGAGGGCCGCCACGGCATGGTGATCAACACCTACCTCCAGGCGACCCGCGCCCTCGACCCGGTCGAGCTCGAACGGGCCCGGATGATCCAGGTCCAGACCGGCGCCGTGCCCGAACCGCCCACGATGGCCGAAGGCCTGGCCTACGTGTCGCTGCAGGAACTCGCCACCCGGATCTCCCACTTCAACACCGGTTCGATGCTGACAGACGAGGTCGGCAAGAAGATCATGCGCCGCGTCGCGTCGGACGAGAACCACCACTTCCTCTTCTACCGTGACGCCCTCACCGCCGTCATGGAGATCGACCCGTCGTCCGCCGTGATCGCGATGGAGAAGCAGACGACGGACTTCGCCATGCCCGGTGTCGGCATCCCGGGATTCAACAGTCACGCGAAGGCGATCGCCGATGCGGGGATCTACGACCTCGCGATCCACCACGACCAGATCCTCCAGCCGGTCATCATGCGCGATTGGGCGCTCGAGTCGATCGAGGGACTCAACGCGGAGGCCGAGGAGTCCCGAGCCCGCCTCGTGAAGTACATCGGACGGGTCGGCAA is a genomic window containing:
- a CDS encoding DUF393 domain-containing protein, which encodes MLVFDGDCGFCTSSARWIERRLPADARVEPWQSLDLSEIGLTEDDVQMAAYWVGDDGRVHRGHRGIGRSLIAAGGAWKVVGWALILPPISWFARLGYYVVAKYRYKLPGATDACRLPT
- a CDS encoding amidohydrolase family protein, producing the protein MARDRWSDEIPIKFGPASNGEILVPPSTPLQREAHRRILAEADGLARRLGTTRRQFLSTVCGSALSLTVLAACSKEEQAARPGSTTSTSEPGGTFSLPPSSTTEPDAAAEVLTGTDPIIDVQTHVLDFDLSTAEPSRFFGSSFPQVDCGLDDARECFMAERFLEDLFIRSDTSAIVLSALPAYGAANPLTLEHMVQTRALVTALCGDERVFLQGQGAPHVGDVDAALAAMDVAMADHPDLVAWKVYTHNPDGFFLDDHDPDRPPLGTDFIRRAVDGGVPVVAVHKGLSGNHPAASPIDIGPAAVRHPDCSFLVYHSGLETNVAEGPFDPEAPNEGVDRLVASLRDAGVEPGANVYAELGSTWRFLMSRPDQAAHVLGKLLVACGPDNILWGTDSIWYGSPQDQIEAFRAFEITEAFQERHGYPALTAETKAKILGANAARLHGIDLGGIECAFTSEELRAARETVPTRHITLGPTERAEIVTHLASHGAW
- the ychF gene encoding redox-regulated ATPase YchF — encoded protein: MERFGFVGLPNAGKSSLYNALAGGGAHAAPYAFATTDPNIGVAKVPDHRLDRLAVMSESKNVVHAAVQFTDIGGLVEGASQGEGLGNAFLSHIREVDAIVFVLRAFPDSDVPGPSDPLEHLRVVEIELALADLASAEKALDKTSRMLKGDSSLKPTVALLQTCVDHLSDGTPLYRAGMKADDRAELKEFFFLTNKPVMAVLNIGEDQIGDEDAIAAPVRAELDGAEVVPLSVQLEAEAALMDADEREEMLEALGLGEGAVPRFLTSAYHMLGLRTFLTTGEKESRAWTFRAGSTAPECAGVIHTDFQRGFIRAETIQWDELLEAGSWAAARDVGKVRSEGKDYIAQDGDVMEFRFNV
- a CDS encoding acyl-ACP desaturase yields the protein MATTTDQDILESLEATAQQLLDRHLSATKEWFPHTLVPWTQAEDYEPDYEWEPNDAAIPPAVRSALFVNVLTEDNLPYYFRDIERMFGRDGAWGEWVRRWTAEEGRHGMVINTYLQATRALDPVELERARMIQVQTGAVPEPPTMAEGLAYVSLQELATRISHFNTGSMLTDEVGKKIMRRVASDENHHFLFYRDALTAVMEIDPSSAVIAMEKQTTDFAMPGVGIPGFNSHAKAIADAGIYDLAIHHDQILQPVIMRDWALESIEGLNAEAEESRARLVKYIGRVGKVGRRLAARREEKAAQLEPAPA
- a CDS encoding amidohydrolase family protein is translated as MHDLVIRGGTVVDGTGAPPATADVAIDGDTIVAVGRVDAAGRREIDADGALVTPGFVDVHTHYDGQASWDDVMMPSVNHGVTTAVMGNCGVGFAPVRPGGQAFLIELMEAIEDIPGTALAEGIRWDWETFGEYIDSLAGLHRTIDVGTTVPHAAVRAYVMGERAHEYDVTAEEISRIAEVMAAGVREGGLGVSTSRTIQHRSRHGYEPGTFSPDEELMAIGDELASVGRGLFQFVSDRAYDKHEWSWLRHLVEAGVPVTYTMAQDPGSPEAYLRMLDDDAAQSADGPLIVPQVPTRPTGLLYGLESSFHPFRAHPSYREVWDRPHAERVAMWRDPEFKARLLSEEVATKDGFINYLAHNFDMMYPLGDVPDYEPPPEASAAAVAARTGTTPQEVVYDWMGEDDGTAMVFMPLGSYVERDHEAIRKMISHPASIMGLSDGGAHCGLICDASMPTYMLTHWTRDRTRGQQLPVELVVHKQTQATARTYGIHDRGVLAPGMLADVNVIDHAGLTLHAPHMVHDLPAGGRRLLQDVEGYEATVKAGEVIVEKDRVTEARPGRTLKATDAGVIRI
- a CDS encoding enoyl-CoA hydratase/isomerase family protein, producing the protein MDNGDVIDLGSPCVHAHYDEHALRVRIDRVEKRNAMTQDMYRAVKRAAILADREPDIDVLVLTGTDDVFCVGGDMGGNAIDDPTLAAEWDPTDHFPFRHLERCGAAVIAAINGLCYAGGLDIALHCDFVIAAESARFRAPEIMRGAPDVFMATRLADWVGVGNAKWIMFAMEPFDAARAREMGLVQQLVPDDDFADAVDAVVASVARGGPGSRRAIKDDINRQLRPHDFRVFQRSIMNPEMREGMTAFLEKRDPVWPRD
- a CDS encoding PHP domain-containing protein; the protein is MEPVLALQQAIHYLDRELAPGQKVRAFQKAIDVVVEVGPAEIAARAEAGTLTDLDGIGKSTAEVIVDALNDNPDGYLSRLDERSRIPLGEGEAVLAALRGDAHAHTTWSDGGAPLRSMAETAMAVGHEWIVITDHSARLTIAHGLNEQRLVWQLDEIEALNAELAPFRILTGMEVDIFEDGSLDLADEMLERLDVVVASVHSKMKLPKPEMTKRMVTAIASPHTDILGHCTNRKLVGRGRPPSEFDAEIVFAACAQFDTAVEINCRPERQDPPEDLLELAIDWECKVAINTDAHATGQLEWQPYGADKAVRCGVPVEDIVNTWSADDVLAWTAGHAA